One window of the Longimicrobiaceae bacterium genome contains the following:
- a CDS encoding ferric reductase-like transmembrane domain-containing protein has translation MDLDPIDLSGVVGLTALGLLTLNILLGLLMSVKYNPVRQWPHRKINTFKIHNWTGYTALAVAVAHPLLILLSSTAKFRFVDIVYPVNSPTQPWVNTLGALALYCLIVVAVTSYFRLRLGRKTWKRLHYTAYAAAALFFVHGLFTDPLLKDRPVDWIDAEKVFVELCILIVIGAVTWRVVHSRRHPKGRALARLRSARTALPD, from the coding sequence ATGGACCTGGACCCGATCGACCTTTCGGGCGTGGTGGGGCTCACGGCGCTGGGGCTGCTCACGCTCAACATCCTGCTGGGCCTGCTGATGTCGGTGAAGTACAACCCGGTGCGGCAGTGGCCGCACCGGAAGATCAACACGTTCAAGATCCACAACTGGACGGGCTACACCGCCCTGGCGGTCGCCGTCGCCCACCCGCTGCTCATCCTGCTCTCGTCCACTGCGAAGTTCCGCTTCGTGGACATCGTCTATCCGGTGAATTCGCCCACGCAACCGTGGGTGAACACCCTGGGAGCGCTGGCGCTGTACTGCCTGATCGTCGTCGCCGTCACGTCGTACTTCCGCCTCCGGCTGGGGCGGAAGACGTGGAAGCGCCTGCACTACACCGCCTACGCCGCCGCGGCGCTGTTCTTCGTCCACGGCCTCTTCACCGACCCGCTGCTCAAGGACCGGCCGGTGGATTGGATCGATGCGGAGAAGGTGTTCGTGGAGCTCTGCATCCTCATCGTCATCGGCGCCGTCACGTGGCGCGTCGTCCACTCCCGCCGCCATCCCAAGGGCCGCGCCCTCGCCCGCCTCCGCTCCGCCCGAACCGCCCTCCCCG